A window of Deltaproteobacteria bacterium contains these coding sequences:
- a CDS encoding RNA-binding protein, producing the protein MNNKLYVGGLSYSVTDGQLQELFAAHGAVESARVIADKFTGQSRGFGFVEMSSGIEAQAAISALNGTQHSGRSLVVNEAKPQTNRSEGGGGGRDRDNRGGGNNRW; encoded by the coding sequence ATGAATAATAAATTATACGTTGGCGGTCTGTCATATTCCGTGACCGATGGCCAATTACAAGAACTTTTTGCCGCCCATGGCGCCGTCGAATCAGCCCGCGTGATCGCCGATAAGTTTACCGGTCAATCGCGCGGCTTTGGCTTCGTCGAGATGAGCTCGGGCATCGAAGCGCAAGCTGCGATCAGCGCCTTGAACGGCACCCAGCATTCGGGCCGCAGCCTAGTGGTCAACGAGGCGAAACCGCAAACCAACCGCAGCGAAGGCGGCGGTGGCGGCAGAGACAGAGACAACCGGGGCGGTGGCAACAACCGCTG